CCTGGAAGATTCGGCCGGCCTGGAAAAGGAGAAGGATTTGATTATCCGTGAGGTAGAAGATATCCTCGGGCGGGTGAAGGAGCTGGGAGAAGGAGATTGGGCTGCTGGAACTGTGAGGGCCTTCGAATCAGGGGTTTTGGACGTTCCTTTTGCTCCCAGCCGCTATAATCAGAGCGGGATTTTACCGGCCCGTGATAACGAGGGGGCTGTCCGCTATCTCGAGTTCGGGAACCTGCCTCTTTCCGCTGACATTCAGGATTTTCACGAGGAGAAGATGAAAAAGCGCGGTGAGAAGGAGGGGCGTCAGCCCGGTTTTCAGATGGTGACCGATGATATTTATGCGATCGGCAAGGGCAGGCTGACCGGCAGACCGAGGGGGTAAATAAAAAATATGGCTAAAATAGAAGAGATACTGGTTTCTCCGGGGCTGGCCGGTTTCTTCTTTGATGATCAAAGAGCTATCAAAGAGGATGCCGAGCCCGACGGAGCTGCCTATCTGGGCAATCCTAAAACTGATGGTTTCACCCAGGTGCGGCAGGCAGGAGAATCGATATTGATTGAGATTTTGCTCTCCGATGGCAGCGTGGCCCGGGGTGATTGTGCCGCTGTTCAGTATTCGGGAACTGGTGGCCGGGACCCGTTATTTTTAAGTGAAGAGTTCATCCCGGTCATAAAAAATCATGTCAGACCGGAGCTGCTCGGCAGAGAGGCTGAAAATTTTGGAGAGCTGGCTGCTCTGGTGGAGGAAATGACGGTTGAGGGCCGTCAGCTTCACACCGCTCTTCGCTACGGTTTTTCCCAGGCTTTGCTGGATGCTGCAGCTCTCAGCCGGGGTATAACGCGCAGCGAGGTGTTAATTGATGAATATGATCTTACTCCTATTTTAGAGCCGGTCGATATATTTGTGCAGACGGGAGATAACCGCTACGAAAACGCTGATAAGGCTATCATAAAGAGGGCTGATGTGCTCCCGCATGGTTTGATCAACAATATCAAGAGAAAACTCGGCCAGGAAGGGGAAAAGCTTCTGGACTATATCAGGTGGTTGAAAAAAAGAGTTCGACAGCTGGGCAGCGAAAATTACAATCCGGTTTTTCATATAGATGTTTACGGGACTCTGGGCGAAGCATTTGCCGGTGATCTGGAGGCTATCTGTGAATTTTTAAGCAAGGCTGAGAGAGCTGCTGACCCCTACCAGCTCAGAATTGAAGGTCCCATAGATGCCGGCAACCGCCGCGACCAGGTAAAAAAACTTTCCAGGCTGCGCCGGCTGATCGATGAAAGCGGCTGCGATGTGGAAATAGTGGCCGATGAATGGTGTAATAAACTCGACGACATAATGTTATTTGCCGATGAACGGGCCGGTCACATGATTCAGATAAAAACACCGGATCTGGGAGGAATTCAGAACACCGTGAGAGCTATATTATACTGCCGCAGCAGAGGTCTTCTGGCCTATCAGGGCGGAACCTGCAACGAGACAGATATCTCCGCCCGAATCTGCACCGACGCGGCCCTGGCAGCGCGACCGGAACAGGTTCTGGCCAAACCGGGTATGGGTCTTGATGAAGGTCTTATGATCGTCAAAAATCAGATGCAGCGTACCCTGACCCGAATGGACTTCAACAGCGAAAGCAGATCCGGAAAGAGAAAGGGGAGTGGAGCAGTTGATTGATTGTTTCTCTCATGCGGTTTATCATGCTCCCCGGGGAAAGGACAGGCTAATATTTCTGGGCAACCATCTGAGCCAGTCCTATCTGCAGCCCAACGATCATCTGATCGGGGTGATAGGCAGACCTGGTTCCGGCAAATCTCTTCTGATAAAGGGGATGTTCCCCGGCCTGAATCTGACGAATGATGATGAAGGTATTAATGTTCGGCCGCTCCCGCTCTGGGAGGAGTTTGAACGCGACAATTTTTCTTCGCCCGCCTTTCATGTGGATATAAACTTTGAATCGGCTTTTATCCAGGCCGGCAATATAGCTCAGGCTGCCGAGAAAGCCATTCTTAAAAACAGAAGAGTGGTGATTGAGCATTTTGATAGAATTGTCGAATATATCG
The nucleotide sequence above comes from Halarsenatibacter silvermanii. Encoded proteins:
- a CDS encoding methylaspartate ammonia-lyase; translated protein: MAKIEEILVSPGLAGFFFDDQRAIKEDAEPDGAAYLGNPKTDGFTQVRQAGESILIEILLSDGSVARGDCAAVQYSGTGGRDPLFLSEEFIPVIKNHVRPELLGREAENFGELAALVEEMTVEGRQLHTALRYGFSQALLDAAALSRGITRSEVLIDEYDLTPILEPVDIFVQTGDNRYENADKAIIKRADVLPHGLINNIKRKLGQEGEKLLDYIRWLKKRVRQLGSENYNPVFHIDVYGTLGEAFAGDLEAICEFLSKAERAADPYQLRIEGPIDAGNRRDQVKKLSRLRRLIDESGCDVEIVADEWCNKLDDIMLFADERAGHMIQIKTPDLGGIQNTVRAILYCRSRGLLAYQGGTCNETDISARICTDAALAARPEQVLAKPGMGLDEGLMIVKNQMQRTLTRMDFNSESRSGKRKGSGAVD